The following proteins are encoded in a genomic region of Triticum dicoccoides isolate Atlit2015 ecotype Zavitan chromosome 1B, WEW_v2.0, whole genome shotgun sequence:
- the LOC119337535 gene encoding uncharacterized protein LOC119337535 produces MSAGTAAPGLVVTATDPIRSFLSSAAGSPDLSDDLRGLASALASEPAVPYRSIRAIWCADCSRDRPPLRQLLQGAQVVLPSPKPREKSDELKARLEKLREMQERKEYAELVKDVAPKEDNTEPFSSYKDQLGFGLHVVVIMFTGYLVGFATFKALFSNSPVMNAAGGILGVVGGMLMETVLFIIRSSSKELSSSVPRSKKLQ; encoded by the exons ATGTCAGCCGGCACCGCTGCGCCGGGACTCGTTGTCACCGCCACCGATCCCATCCGCTCTTTCCTCTCctccgccgccggctcccccgaccTCTCCGACGACCTCCGGGGCCTGGCCTCCGCCCTCGCTTCTGAGCCGGCCGTCCCCTACCGCTCCATCCGCGCCATCTGGTGCGCCGACTGCTCCCGCGACCGCCCACCTCTCAGACAGCTCTTGCAAGGCGCTCAAGTCGTGCTGCCCAGCCCCAAGCCCCGCGAGAAG AGCGATGAGCTCAAGGCGAGGCTGGAGAAGCTCCGGGAGATGCAGGAGAGGAAGGAGTACGCCGAGCTCGTCAAGGATGTCGCGCCTAAGGAGGACAACACCGAGCCGTTCTCCTCTTACAAGGATCAGCTAGGATTCG GTCTGCATGTTGTGGTCATAATGTTCACGGGTTATTTGGTGGGGTTTGCTACTTTCAAAGCTCTGTTCAGCAACAGTCCTGTCATG AATGCTGCTGGAGGCATCTTAGGAGTGGTGGGTGGCATGCTGATGGAAACGGTTCTTTTTATCATCAGATCATCCAGTAAAGAGTTGTCGTCTTCGGTTCCAAGATCCAAGAAGCTTCAGTAG